Below is a genomic region from Pristis pectinata isolate sPriPec2 chromosome 37, sPriPec2.1.pri, whole genome shotgun sequence.
cagcgtctgtggagggaaatggacagtcgacgtttcgggtcgagacccttcatctggactaaaagaagGGAAACactttctcccttcccccacgGACCCctgggacaaaaaaaaaacatcccAGCAGAAGGTGACCCTTTCGCTCACTCctcctgttctcccctcctctctttcagtccagatgaagggtaagGAATATcgactgattctctctccacggatgctgcctgacccgttgagttcctccagtagctcgtTCCTTGCTCCGGATTCctgaataagatttattatcactgacgtatgacctgaaatttgttgttttgtggcagccatACGTAAAGAtactataatttacaaagatatataaataatgcaaaaaaaaaggaataacgaggtagtgttcatggatcattcagaaatataatgacggaggggaagaagctgttcctgaaacgttgagtgtgggtcttcagggctcctgtacctcctccccgatggtagtaacaagaagagggcgtgtcccggacggtgagggtctttagtgatggatgccaccttcttgaggcaccgcctcttgaagatgtcctcgatggtggggagggttgtgcccgcgatggagctggctgagtctacaatcctctgcagcctcttttgatcctgcacattggagcctccataccaggcagtgatgcaaccagccagaatgctctccaccgtacatctgtagaaatttgtaagagtctttggtgatgtaccgaacctcctcaaactccacaAGGGACTCCAGctcctgcagtcccttgtttctgcTGGGGTGAGCAGGTTGCCccatcaagagggcataggcagtttgggtctatattccttagagctttgtcacaaaccagcaacaaaagaaacacactgagcatgattcagtgttaaaaactattttattaattactacttatgataatacgtaaaataaaagtaaaaatgttagtatgttagaattcaaaaatgttaaacctcgaacgttaaccccaaaattaaactcgtcgtgtgtgtgtgtgacaaagtccaaaactccaagttccggaatggttcttaaagttcagttccgcaagccataaggtgaaacatgagcaagggcttcttcaacaaccaccgttgtctgaagataagacgtagacgtagagaaacatagagagagtacatacgaaatccaaatgttccacaatggaacccaaacgacacttcagtgtttactcggtagtgacttcctcaccccgaaagcatccgaaccgtggtcgtccacacacaaatacctgtttccttctacaggtcagcaacaaagtgaactccaccggattacttccaacttccatacatggatttcagtggcagacacagttattgtttctcatccatcgatagagaaaacaagcaggctggtgtctctctcccttctctctctctctctctctctccttcttcttctaacctcttcaacaacgtcattacgtcctttatcttctattgacgtaagcacgccccacacacacatacacacacactctatcttaaagggactttcactgagtccgtaacagcttAGAAGAATGGGGGTGACCTTACTCAAAGATCCGAAGGAggcttaacagggtggatgttgagatgtttccactagtgggagagcctGGAACGAGGGGACggttacaagatcacaagacaaaggagcagaaacaggccattcgacccatcgagtctgctctgccacttcaccactAAACTATTCACCCATcgagccccaattcccggccttttccccatgtcttgataccttgactaatctccaccttaaacacccccaatgatcaggcctccacagctgtatgtggcgacgaattccataaatccgcgatcctctggctaaagaaatttcgctgcatttctgttctaaatgagtcccctctcattctaggattgtgccctcttgtcctggacttacccaccaagggaaacaactcagccacatctactttgtccagtcctttcaacattcgaaatatttctatgaggtcccctctcattcttctgtactccaatgattAGTTGGTGGTCATTTAACATTGAGTTGCATAGGACTAAACCTGCTCCTGTTGTATTGTGAGCTGCACTCTCTCACTGCTCTTTAGGCAGCAAGTTCCTTCTCAAGTCCTGATGGGGTTTCTTGGTGACTCTTGTCACTGACGTCCCTTTCCCCACAAGATGAaactctctccaccccacccccccgctcCCCTTTCATCGTCTGAGAGACCTTGGAGAAATCGCTCCTCAGCATGTAGTGTGAGACAGGGCAAGAGGGATGAAGCTAGCTCTGCCTTCCCCTTCCAGTCTCTTTGGGATCCTCCCCCATCCtctaccaccctccccccaccgccccgtTCCCAGATCTGCTGCACCCCAAGGCACTTCCTCCCCTGCTTCCAGCCCAGAGATATTCCACATCAAATCCGGAGTATCTGGGATTAttccacatcccccccccaccccaagattGGCCATGGGAACACCGCagggtgtggtgggtgggtggggtacaGGGTTGGCAAGTGCCCTCCCCTCTTGATTGGAGGGCTTATACATCAGGGGGTCAAATGTCATTTGCCTCAGCCAATGGGATCTCACCTttgctcttcccccccccccccccccccccaccaccccgtgGTGAAGCTGGTGAAGACGGCGGAACTGGATCCAGAACACAACTACCTGTTCGGCTTCCATCCCCACGGAATCCTGGTGGCCGGAGCGTTCGGGAACTTCTGCACCGAGGCGACCGGATTCTCCCGGCTCTTCCCGGGACTCACCCCCTACCTGCTGATGCTGCCCTTCTGGTTCAGGGTGCCTTTCTACAGGGAGTACATCATGTGTGGAGGTGAGGACCCTGTGCCGGCCCATCCGTGACCATCCGTGTTCAACCGTGCCTATCTGTGTCCGTGTCGGTCACCATGTTGGTCTCCGTCTGTGTCTGCCCAGTGtatctgtgcctgtgtgtgtctgcctgtgtgtgtctgcctgtgtgtgtctgcTAGTCTGTGCCTGTGTCTGTGCATGTCTGCCTGTATTGCTGTCTGCGTGTGTCTGCCTGTATCTGTGCGTCTCTGCCTGTATCTGTGCGTGTCTGCCTGTATCACTCTGTCTGTACGTGACTGCCTGTGCTTGAGAGTGTCTGCCTGTGTCTGTGCGTGTCTGCCTGTGTCGCTCTGTCTGCCCATGACTGTCTGTATTTGAGAGTGTCTGCCTGTGTCTCGCTGTATCAGCCCGTGATTGCCTGCGTTTGTGTGTACCtacgtgtatctgtgtgtgtctgcccgtggatctctgtgtctctctccccacatctgtaactgatccatcTGTAACCCcagggaaactgcagatgctggaacctagatgaaaaacactggaggaactcagcaggccaggcagcatccgtggagcaggccaggcagtcctgaagaagggtcccaacccgaaacgttgactgcctgcttttctccacggatgctgcctggcctgctgagttcctccagcatcgtcgtgtttttcatctgtaaccccttctgcaccctctccaaagcctccacacccttcctgtaacggggcgaccagaactgcgcacagtgctccaagtgcggcctaaccaaggcTTTATCCAGCTGTAGCCGTAACTTCCTGACTTCCATACCCAGTGTGAAACGGAGAGGGTTggttactggggggggggggactcttGGCTGTCTCTGTCTTGGCTGACCTACGCAGTGTGCAGCCCCTGACCCCGGCTGATTTCCAGCTGCAGGGTGGAGAGTTGGGTCGGAATCCCAGAGCCAGGAATTCAGGAGAGGGAGCGCCGCTGGGGATGAGGTTGAACCAAGGTCCTCGTCTTCTCTCTTGGTGGTGTTTGGAAGACGGGTAggcttggagtcatagagttttacagcatagaaacaggcccttctgcctaactcgtccatgcctgcCAACTTCTCTATccatgtgaagtggttcattttttagtaggtcaaatatgatggcagaatatagtattaatggtaagactcttggcagtgtggaggatcagagggatcttggggtccgagtccataggacgctcaaagcagctgcacaggttgactctgtggttaagaaggcatacggtgtattgtccttcatcaatcgtggaattgaatttaggagctgagtggtaatgttgcaactatataggaccctggtcagaccccacttggattatggtgctcagttctggtcgcctcactaccggaaggatgcggaagccattgaaagggtgcagaggagatttacaaggatgctgcctggattggggagcatgccttaggcaaacaggttgagtgaactcggccttttctccttggagcgacggagggtgagggggggacctgatagaggtgtataagatgataagaggcattgatcgtgtggatagtcagaggcttttccccagggctgaaatggtggccacaagaggacacaggtttaaggtgctggggagtaggtacagaggagatgtcaggggtaagtttttttactcagagagtggtgagtgtgtgaaatgggctgcaggcaacggtggtggaggcggatacgatagggtctattaagagacttttggataggtacatggagcttagaaaaatgcttagagggctatgggtaaacctagtaatttctaaggtagggacacgttcggtacaactttgtgggccgaagggcctgtattgtgctgtaggttttctatgtttctatgttctaagtccacTTACCTGTGTTtgtcccagatccctctaaacctttcctatccatgtacttgtctaaatatcttttaaacattgtatctgtacccactgcttcctctggcagctcgttccatacacccaccaccctctgcatgaaaatgtagcccctcaggttcccccTAACCTTAAgtccgtgccctctagttttagactctcctaccctgtgatcatccaccttatcgacacccttcatgattttacaaacttccATAAAGTcagcccttcagcctccttcactctgaggcttatccagtctctccttagaactcaagccctccagtccaggcaacatctttctGGGACCTTTTCCTgcttagtgacatctttcctatagctgggtgaccagaactgcacacagtgctccaagtgtggtctctccaatgtcctgtacagctgtaatgtgacgtcccagctcctgtactcagtgccctgactgatgaaggccagcgtgccgaacgccttcttcaccaccctgtctacctttgtctccactttcaggggactGCGTACTTGTGCACCtcaatctctctgttctacaccaTTTGCCATCTGCAATCTCACTAACCATGTTATAACCAATCGTTGACACAGATAACAAGCAGCGGGggacccagcacccatccctggggcacaccgctggtcacaggcctccaccaACACCCGCCAAAAGCcagtggttgggtgggggggagggggctgtTGAGGAAGAGTGGGGAGCTTGGGCATTTGTTGGGGGGGACGGCTGGCGTTTGGGATGAGGTAGTGGCTGTGCATGGGGGCAGCGGGGGTGGGAGGGAGCTGTTTGAGGAGGGAAGGGGGTTTGGGGCATTGGGGAACcgcgtgggatcttgctgtgcatggtTTGGCCACTGGTTTCCCACTGATACTGCCCCCCTGATTGGGTGTTGGATGCTCGGGCTGTgccgagggggggagaggggtggggggtttggccgaggttggggagggtggggggggggcgcagacTGAGCTGTTGCCTCTATCGACGGGACGTTCTTCCCCCCCGTGTGCAGGCCTGGTGTCCTCGGACAAGCAGAGCGCCAATCACATCCTGAGCCAGGAGGGTGGGGGTCAGGTGGCGGTGGTGGCCGTGGGGGGCCCCCCCGAGTCGCTGGACGCCCGGCCGGGGGCACTGACTCTCAGCATCCTTGACAGAAAGGGCTTCATCAAAATGGCACTGAAAACCGGGTAAGGGTGGAGGGGGCGGGGCTGGGGGCtgagggggtggggctgggggctGAGGGGGCGGggctggggggaagggggggctgGGGGAAGAGGGGTGAGGCTAAGGGGAAGGAGCAGGACTGGGGTTAGAGGGGGCGGGGCTAAGGGAAGAGGGGGCGGGACtgggggaagagggggtggggcTAAGGAAAGGGGCGGAACTGGGGGAAGAGGGCGGGGCTGAGGGGCggggctgggggagggtggggcTAAGAGGGGCGGGACTGGGGGAAGAGGGGCGGGGCTAAGAGGggcggggctgggggaggggtggggctaaGAGGGGGCGGGGCTGGGGGAAGGGGGCGGGGTTGGGAAAGTGGGTGGAGCTGTGGAAATGGGGTGGGGCTGTGGAAAGGGGAAGGGGCGGGTTTGGGGAAGGGGCGGGGCTGTGGAAAGGGGGCGGAGCAGTGGAAAAGGGGCAGGGCTGTAGAAAGGGGGTGGGGCTGGGAAAGTGGGCGGGTCGGGGGGAAAGGGTGGGGCTGaggaagagggtgggggtgggagtgggcgGGGCTGGGTTCAGGAAAGGGGCGCGGCTGTGATTGGGGGTGTGAATGGGGGGCAGGGCTCAGTCAAGGGACGAGGGGGGTGAGTCTAGAATTGAGAAAGGGTGGGGATAGGTGTCACTGGGAATAGGGACGTGTCTTCAGATGAGAAGGGGCGGGGATAGGGTTGAGGAGGAGGAGATAGTGTTCAGAAGGGGTGGGGCTGGGTGTAAGAAGGGGTGGGACTAAGGATGAGGGGTGGGGCTGATTGGGGGTGGGGCTAGGTTATGGGAGTGGGGCTATGGCAAGGAGGGGGTGGAGCTGGAGATAAGGCTGGAGCCAGGATTGTTCCTGCCCCAGGTTCGTCGGAGGCTGAGGTGGGAGGTTCTGTCCTACGGAGGGGAGTCgagtggggaggaggatgaggggtatgaggggaggggtgtagggttgAGGAGGCACGTAGAGGGGAGAGGAGTTGGTgggggaggtaggggagggggaggtaggggagggggaggatcgaTGAAAGGAGAGTTGGAGGAGAAGCCTCCTTCTCTGGAGTGTTGACCACTCAAGTATTGTCCGTCTACCTCCtcaagagaggaggagggagggagagttaaGGTGCggaggtgggagagggtgagGTTGGGGTAAGATCTATCCTCAGGATGGGGCAGGTATCTAGGACCTTCTCGGTATCCCAGCATTCAGTTGACCGGTGGTCCACTCcggataaggtggactcttgggTCCCTTGGGTGTGTTGTTGCCATGGCGACAGCGGTGTCACTGTTTAGGAGAAGGTGTGGGCGTTGGCTATTTGGCCACTGGAGCCATCACCAAGCCCAAGCTGTGCTCCGACTCGGGGGCAGGGGTAAGATACATCCAATGGGTTGCTGGGTTTTCCACGTAACTCCCTGCCTCTCCACTTCGTAGGGCCCACCTCGTGCCGGTGTTTTCCTTTGGTGAGAACGAGCTATTCAACCAGGTGGAGAATCCCCCCGGATCATTGCTGCGGACAGTGCAGGACAAGCTACAGAGGCTGATGGGACTGGCAATGCCCCTGTTCCATGCCCGCGGAGTCTTCCAGTACAATTTTGGTCTGCTGCCCTATAGAAGTCCCATCTTCACTGTTGGTAAGATCCAGGAACATCGTAACATCCAGCACTCGATTctggtagatgcagggatggtgTTCCCTGGGCTGGGCTGTCGAGAACCAGTGGgatcatagtctcagaataaggggtcagacattcagggcagagatggggagaaattctttcacccagagtgtggtgtcTCTTTCGAAGTCTCTCTCCAAGAGACTCAGTCGCTGAGGTTATTCAAGATTCCTGGAGCTTGGATATTAGTAttagtttataattgtcacatgcactgaggtacagtgaaaaacctttcaCCACAttggtacatcgaggtagtacaagggaaaagcaataacagaatgcagaataaagtgtaacagttacagagaaagtgcagtgcaggcagacaataaggtgcaagaccataacgaggtaaattgtgaggtcaagagtccatctgagcgtactaggggactgttcaatagtcttagaacagcgggatagaagctgtccttgagcctggtggtacgtgctctcaagcttctgtatcttcttcccgatgggagaggggggaagagagaatgtccggggtgggtggggcctttgattatgtcggctgctttaccgaggcagtgagaagtgtagacagagtccgtggaggggaggctggtttccgtgatgtgctgggctgtgtccacaactctctctcggtagatgcagggatgatgtttccctggaCTAGGGTTGTcttgaaccaggggtcacaagtCTCAGAAGAAAAGGGgtggacagagagggggagaaataCCTTCGCCCAGAGTGTGGTGTCTCTTTGGAAGTTTCTCCCCAAGAGACTCAGTTGCTGAGAATATTCAAATCTGATAGAGTctggatattggtttattattgtcacacgtaccaagatacagtgaaaagtttttgtttgcgcgccatccagacagatcattccgtacatcagtacatcgaggtagtacaaaggaaacagaatgcagaatatagtgttgcagttacagaggaagtgcagtgcaggcagacaaataaatagcatcgaggtagatcgagagatcaagagtttatttttatcgtacaagaggtccattcaagagtcttttaacagcggtattggaattggtttattattgtcacttgtaccgaggtacaatgaaaaccttgtcttgcaaactgattgtacagatcaattcattacacagtgcagttactttgggttaatacagagtgcattgatgtagtacaggtaaaaacaataacagtgcagagtaaagtgtcacagctacagagaaagtgcagtgcaataaggtgcaaggtcacaacaaggtagatcgtgaggtcagagtccatctcattgtataagggaaccgttcaatagtcttaccacaatggggtagaagctgtccttgagcctggtggtacgtgccctcaggctcctgtatcttctacccgatggaagaggagagaagagagaatgacccgggtgggtggggtctttgattatgctggctgcttcaccaagacagcgagaggtaaagacagagtccaaggaggggaggctggtgtccgcgacgtgttgggctgtgtccacaactctctgcggtttcttgtggtcctgggatagaagctgtccctgagcctggtggtacatactttcagactttcgtatcttctgcctgacgggagaggggagaagagggaacgtctggggtgggaggtgtccttgattatgttggctgctttcccaaggcagtgggaagtgtagtccgtggaggggaggttggtttctgtgacggATATTAAGAGAAATGGGGAGATGGGGTTGGGGCAGGATTCGGCACTTGAGGTAAAATATCTTATTAACTAGCATCTTACGTGGGCTCATGGGAGAAtgtggagggggtgtgaggggaggaggtaaggtggggggatgaggggggagtgaAGGAGGGGTGATGAGAGAGGGGTGATGAAGGCCGGGTAGGAGAAGGGAACGAGAGGGTGATTTGGAAGTGCGATGGAGACGAGGGGAAGGCgttggggtgaggaggagggagggaggagaaggaagtggGGATTCTGAGGtggaaggaggaaggggagggggagttagGGTGACCCCTCTCTCTGACCCCCTGACCACCCTCTGACCCTTTCTCTGACCCCATGACCCTCCTCTCTCTGACCCCCAACTCTGAACCCCCTCCCTATGACCCTCTATCCAtctcctccttttctctctccctgtgcCTTCCTCTCCTGCCCCCTGTGGCTCCCGataaacccctccctccctcctgcaccctctcgctctctttctcaaccatctctttctccctctcttcccctctgtctctccctcaacGCCTCGCTCCctcatccccacccaccccaccctccctcaccccctcacacccctcccttccccagtGGGGAAACCCATTCCGGTGACGAGGAACCTGAGCCCCTCCCACGACGACATCGAGAGGCTCCACAAGCTGTACCTGGATCAGCTCACCCGCCTGTTTGAGGAGAACAAGATCCGGTTCGGCGTTCCGGAGAGCAGCCACTTGGTGCTGAGATAGCAGACACTGCACCCTCCCAGGATATGAGATCGGACTGCCGACCCCAGAACCAAACCTCAGCCCTCCCGCCTGCCTTCCATTGGAGTGGACGCAGAATAAATCCGACCGATGACCCTCGATCGAAAGCAACCTTTTCCCTGCAATGTATGTCagctcttgtgtctcaataaagGACTGCAGCTCTGCCTCAGATGAGACCATTTCTGCTATGGGAGTGAAGCAGGAACATTATCCACGTCTCATGAAGAGTCTTCAATGGAATCGTtgatggtttctctctccacagatgctgcctgatctgctgagtgtttccagctttttctgttttagtgTTACCCTGTTGTAGCTAAGCCTGTGTTATCCTTGTcctaggagtgtgtgatgggacagtgtagggggagcttcactctgagtctgaccctgggagtgtgatgggatggtgtggagggagcttcactctgtgtcaaaCCCCTGCCTCAGAACTGTGGGACAGGGCAGTGTAGAGAAAGCTTAATCCTGTCCACCAGTGTCTTTTCTTCAACATAACTGTCGGTAATGCAGTCTATTTATTTTTCCTGAGTACAACTGGTAGTCCTACAAATACAGTCTTATTGTAAAAACATAAGTAACCACTGAGGTCAATAATTTATCCAGATGTAGCTGTCTGTACAATCTAATGTGAAATTGGTGAGAATCTGTCTGCACACATTGAACTTCACTCTCTATCTTCATTGTGTGGTTACACTGTGCCTGGGGTACGTGATGAGACAGTGTGGAGGGATCTTTACTGTGCCTAACCCATGCCCTGGAAggatgtgatgggacggtgtggagggagcttcactctgtgtctgaccccaggagtgtgtgatgggacggtgcagagggagcttcactctgtgtctgaccctgggaatgtgtgatgggatggtgcagagggagcttcactgtgtctgaccctgggaatgtgtgatgggacggtgcagagggagcttcactctgtatctgaccccaggagtgtgtgatgggacaatgtggagggagcttcactccctgtctgactccgggagtgtgtgatgggacggtgcagagggagcttcactctgtgtctgaccccgggaatgtgtgatgggacggtgtggagggagtttcactctgtgtctgaccctgggagtgtgtgatgggatggtgtagagggagcttcactatgtgtctgaccccgggagtgtgtgatgggacagtgcagagggagcttcactctgtgtctgaccctgggaatgtgtgatgggacagtgtggagggagcttcactctgtgtctgaccctgggagtgtgtgatgggacagtgcagagcaAGCTGTACCTCACTCACACCCTCCCTGCCCTGGAATGCAAGATGCTGCTACTCAGAACACAAAACAATATTCTCCTTTAATTAAAATCCAGAGCAGGACAAAGGAGATTCCCCTACCGACCGGGCTCTTTGGTGAATAAGTCAGAGGCAGTTGCTGGTGGTAAGTGGGGAGTGGTGGGAGCTGGCACCGGCCTTAGACCCTCTGGGTGCTGGGTGGGTTGGTGAAGGCGTCAGGCCCTGTGGGAGATGGTTAGCTGGGCCTCGGCCTCTGTGGGAGAGAGTGATCTGGGCCCTAGGCCCTGTGGGAGATGGTGAACAGGCCTCAGGCCCTATGGGAGATGGTTTCCTCGGCCTCAGGGCCTGTAGGAGATGATGAACTAACCCACAGGTCCTGCGGGCAGTGAAGTAGTGAAGCGACTGTCCTGCTCTCGGGCCCTGAGGGTGATGGTGATCTACAACTCGAGCCCTGTTGTGAAGGTGAACAGGACCCCAGACCTGTGGGAGATGCTGAACAAGGTCTCAGGCCCTGTGGGCAGTTAAACGATTGTCCTGCCCTCGGGACTCCGAGGGCGATGATCTAGACCTCAGGCCCTGTGGGTGTTGATAAACTGGGCTTCAGGCCCTATTGGAGGAGCTCTCCAGTGGGAAGCCGTGAAGCGATTGTCCTTCCTTGGTCCCTGTGGGAGACGGTGGGTTGAAGAATGTGGGGGTTAGGGATGGATCCTCTCGCTCAGCCATGGTTGGACAGGGGGAGGGGGCAAAGGGGGCGAGGAGCCTCACTGGATGGTCAATTTGGTGCCCTCTGACAGTCCACACCGCACCTTGTGCTTGTCAAAGAGCCTGAGCAGAGCCTCCTGGTACAGGACGTGGTACCGATCCACTTCCTCCTGCGAGGGGTTGGCCGTCCTCTTGACGGCGATGGGCTCACCCACTGTCGGACAGAAGAGCACAGCCTTGTAGTCAGTGGAGTGGGTCATCCCATCCTCTCCAACCCTCCTCGTTCAGCCCTCTCCCCCGGTGCTGCTTCCCCGTCACTGCCCACTGCTCGGGTCAGTCCAATCATGAATCAGGCTCGTGGAGTCACAGTTGGGAGGGGCTGCCCCGTTGTGAGAGGGAGACACAGGCTGGATCATCGCTGCCATtcccgtctccctctctctccctctctctccccccctctcccccctctctcttcccccccctctctctctcccctttctgcttcctgctcctttgtctttatTTTAGCCCCTgtctccctgcctcccctcccccgcctcgCTCTCTGCCCCCATGAACAGGGTAACCTCAGCACCCCCCTGTGTGCAGCACCCGGCTGTAGGAGGAGGCGTGATCCCCTGGGTGGGGTTTGTTGCAGACCCGTTCTCCGGCAGAGGTGAGTGAAGTCGGCACTTGGTGCGCTGAACACCTCAGAACCCGGAAGTTAGTAATCACCCCCCCCGCCCTCTCGCCCCTCGATCCTCATTGTCCCCTACAAACCCCAGCTCAGTGTTGGTCACCTCCTGTCCAGAGGGAAGGGTGGGCGATTGAGAGAaccaacccctccccaaccctgccACACTCACAGTCAGACTGTGCTacctgtcatagaacatagaacagtacatcaaagtaacaggcccttcggcccacaatgtctgcgctgaaccaaattaaactaaatctcttctgcctgcccatgatccaca
It encodes:
- the mogat3a gene encoding 2-acylglycerol O-acyltransferase 1, whose product is MRIQFAPLRIPLQRRLQTLAVLQWIFSFLALAQCCLVIFVLLLLTDYWLIAALYAGWLYLDRDTPSSGGRRSAWIRSWVIWRYFRDYFPITLVKTAELDPEHNYLFGFHPHGILVAGAFGNFCTEATGFSRLFPGLTPYLLMLPFWFRVPFYREYIMCGGLVSSDKQSANHILSQEGGGQVAVVAVGGPPESLDARPGALTLSILDRKGFIKMALKTGAHLVPVFSFGENELFNQVENPPGSLLRTVQDKLQRLMGLAMPLFHARGVFQYNFGLLPYRSPIFTVVGKPIPVTRNLSPSHDDIERLHKLYLDQLTRLFEENKIRFGVPESSHLVLR